One genomic region from Anomalospiza imberbis isolate Cuckoo-Finch-1a 21T00152 chromosome 28, ASM3175350v1, whole genome shotgun sequence encodes:
- the PLPBP gene encoding pyridoxal phosphate homeostasis protein isoform X1, with amino-acid sequence MWRAGMAAGNGLGPALRAVTEQVQQAAARRPQGLPAVQPRLVAVSKTKPAEMVMEAYRHGQRSFGENYVQELLEKASDSRILSSCPDIKWHFIGHLQKNNVNKLIAVPNLFMLETVDSVKLADRVNSSWQKKGSSQKLKVMVQVNTSGEESKHGLPPGDTTAAVEHVINKCPSLEFVGLMTIGSIGHDLSKGPNPDFQVLLSLRQEVCEKLNLPLDKVELSMGMSTDFQHAIEVGSTNVRIGSTIFGERDYSNKAIGGKASAGGEGQTEAVTVQGH; translated from the exons atGTGGAGAGCGGGCATGGCCGCCGGGAACGGGCTGGGCCCGGCGCTTCGCGCCGTCACCGAGCAGGTGCAGCaagcggcggcgcggcggccgcAG GGGCTCCCGGCCGTGCAGCCGCGGCTCGTGGCCGTCAGCAAGACCAAGCCGGCCGAGATGGTGATGGAGGCCTACAGGCACGGGCAGCGCAGCTTCGGGGAGAACTAC gttcaggagctgctggaaaaggCATCAGACTCCAGG ATTCTGTCATCCTGTCCAGACATCAAGTGGCATTTTATTGGCCACCTGCAGAAGAACAATGTCAACAAGCTGATTG CTGTCCCAAACCTGTTCATGTTGGAAACGGTGGATTCTGTGAAACTGGCAGACAGAGTCAACAGCTCGTGGCAGAAAAAAGGGTCGTCCCAGAAGCTGAAGGTCATGGTGCAAGTTAACACCAGTGGGGAGGAGA GCAAGCACGGCCTTCCCCCCGGGGACACCACGGCTGCTGTGGAGCACGTCATCAACAAGTGCCCCAGCCTGGAGTTCGTGGGGCTGATGACCATTGGCAGCATCGGGCATGACCTCAGTAAGGGGCCAAATCCTGACTTCCAG gtgctgctgtccctgcgGCAGGAGGTCTGTGAGAAGCTGAACCTGCCCCTGGACAAGGTGGAGCTGAGCATGGGCATGTCCACAGACTTCCAGCACGCA ATAGAGGTTGGATCCACAAACGTCAGGATCGGGAGCACTATTTTTGGAGAGCGGGATTATTCCAACAAAGCCATCGGGGGCAAGGCCTCCGCTGGGGGAGAAGGCCAAACAGAGGCCGTGACAGTGCAGGGGCACTAA
- the PLPBP gene encoding pyridoxal phosphate homeostasis protein isoform X2: MWRAGMAAGNGLGPALRAVTEQVQQAAARRPQGLPAVQPRLVAVSKTKPAEMVMEAYRHGQRSFGENYVQELLEKASDSRILSSCPDIKWHFIGHLQKNNVNKLIAVPNLFMLETVDSVKLADRVNSSWQKKGSSQKLKVMVQVNTSGEESKHGLPPGDTTAAVEHVINKCPSLEFVGLMTIGSIGHDLSKGPNPDFQVLLSLRQEVCEKLNLPLDKVELSMGMSTDFQHARLDPQTSGSGALFLESGIIPTKPSGARPPLGEKAKQRP; this comes from the exons atGTGGAGAGCGGGCATGGCCGCCGGGAACGGGCTGGGCCCGGCGCTTCGCGCCGTCACCGAGCAGGTGCAGCaagcggcggcgcggcggccgcAG GGGCTCCCGGCCGTGCAGCCGCGGCTCGTGGCCGTCAGCAAGACCAAGCCGGCCGAGATGGTGATGGAGGCCTACAGGCACGGGCAGCGCAGCTTCGGGGAGAACTAC gttcaggagctgctggaaaaggCATCAGACTCCAGG ATTCTGTCATCCTGTCCAGACATCAAGTGGCATTTTATTGGCCACCTGCAGAAGAACAATGTCAACAAGCTGATTG CTGTCCCAAACCTGTTCATGTTGGAAACGGTGGATTCTGTGAAACTGGCAGACAGAGTCAACAGCTCGTGGCAGAAAAAAGGGTCGTCCCAGAAGCTGAAGGTCATGGTGCAAGTTAACACCAGTGGGGAGGAGA GCAAGCACGGCCTTCCCCCCGGGGACACCACGGCTGCTGTGGAGCACGTCATCAACAAGTGCCCCAGCCTGGAGTTCGTGGGGCTGATGACCATTGGCAGCATCGGGCATGACCTCAGTAAGGGGCCAAATCCTGACTTCCAG gtgctgctgtccctgcgGCAGGAGGTCTGTGAGAAGCTGAACCTGCCCCTGGACAAGGTGGAGCTGAGCATGGGCATGTCCACAGACTTCCAGCACGCA AGGTTGGATCCACAAACGTCAGGATCGGGAGCACTATTTTTGGAGAGCGGGATTATTCCAACAAAGCCATCGGGGGCAAGGCCTCCGCTGGGGGAGAAGGCCAAACAGAGGCCGTGA